GTTCACGGTATCGGAGCCCATAATGTGCCCCGGTTCACGGTAGGTCAAGAGGCTGAATCAGCTGTGCTTACTGACTGATGGCCTCGAGCGGTCCAGTCGTACCGATTACGAAGCCTGGACGGCGACTTACGCCCTCCTAGTAGGTCGAAAAACGTTCCCCGATTCACGGAGAAGCCATGTGAGCCTCTCCAAAAAGGTTCCCCGGTTCTGGAACGAAGGCCTGACGAGGGCACCTCAGCATCTGAATCCGTCGTGATTAAGTCGTAAGTTGTTGATGATAAAGAGTTTGAGAAGGGATATAGAAAAATGTTCCCCGGTTCTGAATAGCCGGCCGTCCTGACCCAGAAGCGGCCTCTGAAAGCCCCGGCAGCTACGAACGCTCTGGCCGCACACCGAGAAACGAACTAGGGCATCGAAAAATGTTCCCCGGTTCTGGCAATACTCGACGCCGAAAAGGGCCCTGGATTTCAGCAGGGGACAGCGAGGGGTGGAAAGGTTCCCCGATTCACGGAAGCCTCGAAAGTGTGTTCCACGCTCAGTGCTCAAACCCCATCGGCGATGGGGTGGAGCTGTCCCACCGAAGGGGCAAGTCGCCGGAATCTCGAACGAATTTCCGGTGGGACATTTCCGAGGCAGGGGTATCTCGGGCAGGGTGTTCCACGACTGGAACTCTCTTGGGTGGCCCCACCCCAAAAACCTTCGCCGCTCTCGGCTCCCTTCATCCATCGCCCCCCTCGTAAGAGGGTGGGGGGACGATGGGTGGAGGGTGACGAGAGCCAAGGGATACGCTTCGCTTTCACGGCTGCCGTCGCCGCTCTTGGGTTAGCTGATTCCTGAGCCCCCAAATATCGGCGGCAGGAGCCGCCGCATTTCGTCCCGGAGGGACTCATCTTTGAGGTGACGGGTCATGCGATTTCCATGACCGACAGGATGTCGGGCGGGGTAATCGCTCCGTCGCCGGTCCGGGGATTGAGCCGGGCACGGATGCCATTTCGGGGATGCCTCTGGAAATTCCCAGGGGGTATTTCCGGCATTTCTCGAGGGCCGATTTAATCCCCGCGAGTTTCGGTTTGCGGCGGTGAAAACCGGCCGGAAACCCCATCCGCATTTTAATGGACAGGTGTGGAGATGGGAATGAGGGTTAAAGTCGTATCTGAGTGCTGGGAGGATGACGGCTAAGAGCTGCGAATTAGGGCACGAGTGGAGCGGCGAAAAGCTTCATAAGCATAGGGAGGAGCGGTCGTCTCGAAGAGGGCCGAAGGAAACGGTGAGTTGCGAGACGTGAGCGGCTGAGGTGCCGTGAGAGCGAGAGGGCCAGAAGGAGAAGAGCAGAGGAGGTAGCGGCCGTTAAGACGGTCGCATGAAGCGACCGAATGAAGGCGACGAGTAGAGATGCGGAGTGGAAGAGTAGCCAGTCGGAATGGTGCCGCAATCAGGATCCCCGAGAAATGGGGTCTGCTGATTCCACCCTTCGCTCCGAGCGGACTACCTCTCCATGGAAATCCCCGGCGGTCTCGGCTGGTTCCTATCGATGATTTCCTGAGCCAGAGTCTTCTGCCGCTCGTGGCTGAGCGTGCGAATCAAGTCCGCAAGCTCCGGCCCTCCTGCTGTGTGCTTGTCGCAGAAGAGATGCGAGCTGACGACGCTCCGAGAAATCTGGACGTACCCCATGTGCATGTCGCTGAGCGGTCCGCCGAGGAGCACGTGCACGTGTGGAATCGTCGAGCCTTGAGCTTTGTGCGTGGTCGACGCGTAGCCGAGCCGGATGTTCTCCGGTTTGAATCTCTTCAGGTCCACCGTCACCTCGCGACCACCGTCGTCGAGACGCACGGTGAATCGCATCCGCTCCGGGTCCACCCCGGTCACGATGCCGCAGTCGGCGTTCACGACGCCCAGCGGCTTCGACGGCTTCTGAAATTGGAGCCGGTCCCCCACGTGGAAATTCACACCGTTCGCGAAGAGCTTCTTCTCCGGGTCCACCTCCCCGGCGAGGATGCGAGCGGCCTGGGCCTTCAGATTCAGCTCTCTCGCCTCCACGTTGAGCGAGCAGAGCAGAAGGACGTTCTCCGGAGCCTTCACCCCGCCATCGGCCTTCCACTGCTCTACGAGCCGTCCCATAGCTTCTGGACGACTCTCCGCGAGATGGAACCGCTTGTTCTTGATGAACGCCTCGATGGCCTCTCGGACGTCCCCCTTCTCGATGGAAGAGACCGCTTCGCGTGCCCACTCGTCCTTCTGGCGTCGAATCACCTCCAGCCGGGCGTAGCCGAGGATGTCTTTTTGGGCGAGGTACTTGAAAGCTCCTCCGGCATCGATGGATTGCAGCTGTTTCGGGTCTCCAGCGAGCACCAGCCGACACCCGGGTGCGTTCTTCACGTGCTCGACGAGCTTGAGCAGCTGCCGAGTCCCCAGCATCGCCGCCTCATCGACGATGACGACGCTCTTCGAGTCGAGCTTGAGCTTGCCGACGTCCAAGAGCCAGAGCGTCTTCTGCAAGGTGTCGCACTCGATGCCTTCCCCGAATCCCTTCCTCATGTCCTTGACCACTTTGCTCGAGACGGCACAGCCCCAAATCAACCGCCCGGGGTCGTCTCGTCGCCATGCGTCGAGACACGTCTTCAAGGTCGTCGTCTTCCCGGTCCCGGCGATTCCGGTCATGAGCCTCACGCCCGGGCCGGACGTCAGATAGTGCACGGCCTTCGCCTGCTCGTCTTCGAGCTTGATGCCGCCCTTGAGCGTGGCCGCTATCGCCTCCTCGGCGAAGCGAGGAGCGATGTCGCTCCGCTTCCCCCGGACGACGCGTTCCACGTCCCCGATGAGGTCTTGCTCCATCTTCCGGATGGCGGGAGTCGAGAACCGCATCTCCTTCCTGTCGATGTACTGCTTCAAATTCTTGTTTCGATGCTCGGTCTGCATGTAGTCGAGGGGAATCAGGTCGGTGGACCGGAGCTTGTTCTCGACCAGCTCCCTGACGTCGCGTGCGGAGATTCTCCCGGCCGCTCGCTCGGCCAAGGCCTTCGTGAAATCGACCTCGTTGAAATGCGAGTGCTGCTCGGAAAGTGCCGTGACGGCTTCCCTGGCGATGGCTTCCTTTCGTTCGACTCGCTCCTCCGGCGTGAGCGTGCGATGCGGTGTGAGGAGATTCCTCAGGTAGGCCGCATCAATCCCATACGCTCGCCCGACGGCCTGCCACTCTTCGAGCAACTCCCCTCTCGCCTTCTCCGTGTCTTTCGTGCGTCGGGTTTCTTTCGCAATCAGCTCGGCGTACTTCGCCGATGCGGCGTCGAGGCTTCCTGCTCGTAGGTTGAGCTTCTCCTCAATCTCGGCCCGACGCTTCGAGAACTCTTCGACGAGTTCCTTCGGCATCCCGGAAATCTCGAAGCCGAGCGAAGCTCCAAGCTGACGCTGCTCGATATCGAATCCGAGCCTGGCCATATTTTCCGCCAAAGCAGCCCGGTACAGGGCTCCCGAAGCCATTTTGAAGTGATACATATATGTTGAATCAACCGCGGTCGTGCGTCCGTCGCCGTGCTTCGTGAGGTTGATGAGCAGGGCGTGCGTGTGCAGCTGCGGGTCGAGTGCTCGACTCGTCCCGTGCTCGAAGAGTGCAAAGAGCAGCGGACACTTCACGAGCACCTGGCCGTCGGTGCCGACCCTCGAAAATCCGGCTTTGTCTTCGAGGTAGGCGAGGGCCTGTTTGACCGCCGAGAGCTGGGCCCTCTCGATGGCCTTCCTCATCTCGTCGTCGCCCAGGCTCCACGCCAGGGAGACCGTCTTCGGGGCCGAGAAGGTCAAATCGTGCCCTGGATTTCGCTCACGCTTCGATTTTCCAGGTTCATTCGAAGCGTTCCTGACGAGTGCTCTCGTCCCGGCCTCGTGGTCGTACCCCGCACATAAGCGGTAAACGTGCTCCTTCTCGGCGACGCCGGAAAGCCCGAACTCTTTCGCTGCGGTGCCGGCCCAGAGCGGCGGCGGCTCCCCGCCCAGCGAGTAGTAGTTCAGGCTCGACAGTTCGAGGTAGTAACCGGGTCCTCCCTTCAGAGCGGCAATCGACAACACGGCTCGCCTCCGTGGCACAACTTAAAACGACTTGAAGTTGATACTCGCCCGCCGTTGGATGCGAAAGAGGCTGTGAAATCGGGTGCTGACGACGATTGTGCGAAGGGAGGATTCTTGCCATCGTCTCCGACATGGAAGAGCCAGGAAAGCCGCCGTTCAAAAGCAGGCCGAGTTTTCGCCGAAGAGCGTCGGAGCCGAGCCCGAGCGTACCGGGGGGGACGTACCCGGTCGGCGAGACGGTGTCCGCGAAACAT
This genomic window from Paludisphaera mucosa contains:
- the mobF gene encoding MobF family relaxase; this encodes MLSIAALKGGPGYYLELSSLNYYSLGGEPPPLWAGTAAKEFGLSGVAEKEHVYRLCAGYDHEAGTRALVRNASNEPGKSKRERNPGHDLTFSAPKTVSLAWSLGDDEMRKAIERAQLSAVKQALAYLEDKAGFSRVGTDGQVLVKCPLLFALFEHGTSRALDPQLHTHALLINLTKHGDGRTTAVDSTYMYHFKMASGALYRAALAENMARLGFDIEQRQLGASLGFEISGMPKELVEEFSKRRAEIEEKLNLRAGSLDAASAKYAELIAKETRRTKDTEKARGELLEEWQAVGRAYGIDAAYLRNLLTPHRTLTPEERVERKEAIAREAVTALSEQHSHFNEVDFTKALAERAAGRISARDVRELVENKLRSTDLIPLDYMQTEHRNKNLKQYIDRKEMRFSTPAIRKMEQDLIGDVERVVRGKRSDIAPRFAEEAIAATLKGGIKLEDEQAKAVHYLTSGPGVRLMTGIAGTGKTTTLKTCLDAWRRDDPGRLIWGCAVSSKVVKDMRKGFGEGIECDTLQKTLWLLDVGKLKLDSKSVVIVDEAAMLGTRQLLKLVEHVKNAPGCRLVLAGDPKQLQSIDAGGAFKYLAQKDILGYARLEVIRRQKDEWAREAVSSIEKGDVREAIEAFIKNKRFHLAESRPEAMGRLVEQWKADGGVKAPENVLLLCSLNVEARELNLKAQAARILAGEVDPEKKLFANGVNFHVGDRLQFQKPSKPLGVVNADCGIVTGVDPERMRFTVRLDDGGREVTVDLKRFKPENIRLGYASTTHKAQGSTIPHVHVLLGGPLSDMHMGYVQISRSVVSSHLFCDKHTAGGPELADLIRTLSHERQKTLAQEIIDRNQPRPPGISMER